Within Metabacillus sp. KUDC1714, the genomic segment TAAAGTCAGGTCCCTTCCCTGTCTCTTTCATGATTCTTGCTAATTCATCTGCTTCATGATGACTTCCAATGACAACTTTCATTCCTACAGGTTTCCCGGTATGGTCGCGGATCCGCTCAATAAAATCAAATAATGAAGGTAAATCACTAAATTCTCTAAATCGATTTGGACTATCAATTGATTTAAATGGTTCTACCATACGTATTCTTGCAATTTCCTCTGTTACCTTTTCACCATCAATATGACCTCCCCGTGTTTTTGCTCCTTGAGCTAATTTAATTTCAAATGCTTTCACTTGAGGTATTTTACTTTTTTCCGATAATGCTTCCCAACTAAAATTCCCCTGTTTATCTCTAACCCCAAATAAACCTGGGCCAATTTGCATAATAATATCAACACCACCCTTTAAGTGATAGTCAGAAATGCCACCTTCCCCTGAATTCATCCATGTTCCTTTCGCTATTCCTAACCCTTCTGAAAGTGCAGTAATTGCGCGATCACCTAATGAACCATAGCTCATTGCAGACATACCAATTTGGCCCTTTACGATAAAGGGGTACTTCGTATCCTTGCCAATAACAATCGCATCTTCATCTTCTAATAAATAGGCAGATGATTCATGTTTCTCTAATTCTTCCTTTTTCTGCGTAAATAAAGGGTCCTTTAATAATAAATATCGATTTGTAGTTACCTTAGTATCCTGGTCCATTTTTAACTCTTCCGTTAATTTTGGAAACATTGAATTTCTTATATAAAAACCTTGTTCTTCAAAATCACGCTGTGACCCAAACCCGATCACATCCCGTTTATATTTTGCTTTTTTAACAATATGTTGATAATCCTTACGCGAAAAAGGCTTCCCTTCATTATCATTGTTAAAAAAATACTGACGGAGCTCTGGACCAATCTGCTCCAGAAAATACCTCGCTCGTCCAATTACTGGATAATTTCGCAGAATAGGATGCTGCTTTTGCGTTCGATCGACAATATATAAATAAATGACAATCACTAGGCAGATTAAAAAAATGACAGCAAAAAAAACAAAACCAATTATTGTTAAAACGTTTGCTAAATTCACACTTCATTTCCCCCTAAATAAAAATGGTTATAGGCTTATTTAAATCAGATAAATTGCCTGGGTCCTAGATTAGTATTTATAGTTAAGATTCTCGAAATGGGGTAAATTTATCCATTAATTTTATAAAACCCAATTAAAAAAAGACCCATTTCACTATATGAAATGCGTCCGATTGCGTTATATCGATATGATGTTTAATTAGGACAAAAAACCTAGAGGTCTTGCCCCCTAGGTTGATCCGAATCATTTTTAACAAACTCCAGCTCAAGCTGATATTGACGCTGTCTCTTTTCCTATTTCTTTACAATCATGACTCCATATCCATCTAATGAAGTTGTCCCGTTAAATTCCTTACCTGTTAACAGGTCTGTTCCTTCACTTATCTCGAATTCTATTGTTGATGCATTGTGGTTCATGACAAATAAGTAAGAGAAACCATCCTTGCTTCTCTCTGTCACTTCCACCCCTTTTGGAACATCAAGTAATGGTTTTATTTCCTTTTCATCACAAATCGTTTTCACAAAATCCGTTAAAAACGCTGTGTCAGGGCATGTTCCTACGTAATACGCTTTCCCTTTTCCATAGGAATTACACGTAATCACCGGTGTACCCGCATAAAAGTCAGAACCATATTCAGCCAGCACTTCTGCACCCTCTGAATGGATAATATCAAACAATAAACTGCACTCATAGCTACCGGTTAGGCTGCCTGCTTCTTTTTTGACGACAATTTGATTTTTTTCTTCAGGTGGCAGAGAATCGATTTCCTCAACCCAAATGCCAAGGAGATCTCGCAGTTCTCCTGGATAACCGCCAAGGGTGACAAGGTCATGTTCATTCACAATTCCGCTAAAGAACGTTGTCACAAATGTTCCTCCATTTTGAACAAATTCTTTTACCTTATTGGCATACCCTGATTTCACCATATATAACACGGGCGCAAAGACGATTTCATATTTGCTTAAATCTTCATCAACACCAATCATGTCAACCGAAATATTTTCTCCAAATAAGGCGGCATAATATTTATGAACTTCATTTACATAATCCAATGCCTTTGAAGGGCCACTTGATAATTCCGTTGCCCAGCGGTTTTCCCAATCAAACACGATCGCTACTTTAGCTTTTACACGTGCATCGAGCAATGTATTAGAAAGCTTCGACAGTTCCTTGCCAAGTGCAGATGTTTCCCGGAAAACTCTAGTATTCTCATGACCAACATGTTCGATCACTGCTCCATGGTATTTTTCACAGGCTCCAACTGATCTTCTCAATTGGAAAAACATGACCGTATCCGCACCACGGGCCACTGCTTGATAGCTCCATAAGCGCATAACACCCGGCCGTTTCAACGAATTATATGGCTGCCAATTTTGCTGGCTCGGCGTCTGCTCCATTAGCATAAAAGGCTGGCCGCTTTTCAAGCCTCTCATAAGATCATGCCTCATCGCCGTAAAGCTCTCAGGTGTGTCATAAGCAGGATAGTTATCCCAAGAAACAACATCCATTTCTTTGCCCCATTTAAAATAATCGAGCTCTTTATAGGTACCCATTAAATTTGTTGTGATTGGGATAGTAGGAGTATGCTTTTTCAAGACATCCCTCTCAAGCTTAAAGCATTCTAGTAAGCTATCGGATTGAAAAATTCGATAATCTAAAGATATTCCTTGAAAGCTAGTAGAATCCCCATTCCACTCTTCACTTAAAGCATTCGGAGGGACAATTTCATCCCAATCATAAAACGTATGACCCCAAAAGCGAGTGTTCCATGCTTTATTTAAGCTCGCTAAGTTTCCGTATTTTTCTTGAAGCCATTTTCTGAAGTTCTCAGCACAATTGTCACAATAACAGTAGCCGCCATATTCATTGGAAACATGCCAAATTAATACTCCAGGATGATCCTTATATCTTTCACCTAACCGGTCTGCCATCTGTTCTGCATACTTTCGATAGGTTGGGCTGTTTGGACAGGAATTGTGTCTACCGCCAAACTTCCGTTTTCTTCCTTGGTAATCAACCCTTAGTACGTCTGGATATTTTTTTGCCATCCAAGCTGGATGCGCCGCTGTACTAGTTGCCAAACACGTATAAATTCCATTTTGATATAAACGCTCAATTTGTTCATCCAGCCATGCAAAATCATATGTTTCTTCATTAGGCTGATTTAATGCCCAAGAAAAAACATTTAATGTTGCTACATCAATTCCTGCTAGTTTAAACATACGGACATCTTCATCCCAATCCTCTTTTCCCCACTGCTCTGGATTATAATCTCCGCCATACCAAATTTTTGGAAGCTTTTCGTTAATCATATTTAATCACCTTTTTCCTTATATCATTTTAGTTCCATTGTATACGATTACAAAACAGGATTATATATAATATAATGGAAAGCGATATAAGAAAAAGGCACTGATTAAACAACGATTCCTCGAAAGGAGTGTACCAATGAAAAAACATTTTCTCATCCCATTAAATGAAAGTAAACTGCCGCTTTTTGCTGAAACGATTGGTTTCAATCCTACACAAGAAAATATTACACGGCCAAATGGTTATCCTTATTACCATTGGATTCAAACTGTTAGCGGACAAGGTTCTATCATGATTCAAAATCAACAGATCAACCTCACGGCTAATAACGGGATCCTCCTTCTACCGCATATGGCACATTCGTATAAAAATGAACAAAGTGATTCTACTCCATGGAAAACACTTTATGTAACATTTGGCGGGATGATGGTAAAAGAGATTTTGATTACACTTGGACTCTATCAATCTGCTTTTTTTCACTGGGAACAAGAAGCACCAATTTCCACATTCATTACGAAAGTGTTAAAACAAAGTGACGAGACAACAGACAGCTTTAGCATAAGCGCCTCTTCCCATGTCTATGAATTTCTCTTGCTTTTAAAAAAGTATGGGAAAACCGATAAAAGTAGCTTGAAAGAAACCAATAACTTAGTTACGTTATATTCACTCATTGACTGGATGAAATCCCATATTTCCAACCCAGATGTCAGCCTTGATGAAATGGCTCTCTTTATTAATACATCAAAACGCCATTTGAATTCGTTGTTTCAAAAGAACTTTCACGTAACACCCTATGCCTATTTAGTGAATTTACGAATTCAGCAAGCTAAAAAACTCCTTTTAGAAAACAATTCAGCTACAATCGGTGAAATTGCCCTGCAAGTCGGTTTTCGTTCCTCAAGCCATTTTGTGGCTACTTTCAGAAAAATGGTCGGGATTCCTCCAGAAAAATACCGGCATTTAAATGGTGTATTTTGATTCAGAAAAAGAAGCACATAACCTAATCTGCTAGTGCTTCTAAATAAATATTTTTACATTAGCCTTCCATAAACGAACTATTTTTCACTTTTTAGCTTTTCGATTTCTCTATTTAATTCCTCTTCATTCACATAGTTACGATATGCAGCATCATGAATTGCGAAGGAATTCGCAAATTGGCTACCAGCTTGTGCCTCTGATTCCATTAATAAAACTCGTTCTTCTGCACGGGCAACACCTCTAACTATTGTATCGGCTTGGAAGGAAACAGTTGCTTGCTGAATATGTTTAATAGACTGAGCCACATTCGCACGCGATGCTAATAATACTTTCTTATGCTGTAATTCGTTATAGATTTCTTGTAATTCATATAATTTTTCCTTAAGTATTTCCGTTTGTCCTTGAATCGCTTCATATTGCTGTTGATAGAGACTGAGTTGCTTTTCGTGCGTTAATTTTTCTTGCACAGCTAATTTCGCCATCATATCCTCTTCCTGCTCAATGGCAAGCTTTGCTTGTCGTGTTCTTTTATCCACTACATTCTTTGTTTCCAGAATAAGTGCTGCTTGTTTATTTTCTACAAATATTTGACGAGAAAGAGCCTTCTGAGCTTTCGCCATTTCTTGCTCCATCTCTCTCGAATACTCATTTAACATAGCTATTGGATCTTCCATTCCATCCAGTAGTCCGTTAATATCAGCCTTTGCAATTGTTTTTATTCTTTTAAAAATACCCATATTAGTCATTCTCCTTTTTATTTGTTATGTTTCTTTCCCACTGATCTAAAATACTTACATTTTGGTTTATCATCGGTTTATGTGAACTCATTAAAGATGTATCGATAAGCTGTTGCATCGAAGAAGCCTTTGATTTCTTTCTTAGCCATTTCACTAAGAAAACCAAAATAGCAATCCCGATAATAAGGAATACTAGTAATCCAATCCATGAAAATCCTCCATGATGAGGGCCGTTCATCATATGACCGCCTCCAAAACCTCCTCGTGGTCCCATTCTTTCTGGACCATGTCCATGTGGTCCTGCTGCAAGGGCACTATATCCCCCTAACAGGAAGTAGACTCCCAAAACCATTGGAGTGATGATTGCACCCCAAAAAATTGTTTTCTTATACTTGAAATTCATCGTTCTCTTTCCT encodes:
- a CDS encoding beta-galactosidase encodes the protein MINEKLPKIWYGGDYNPEQWGKEDWDEDVRMFKLAGIDVATLNVFSWALNQPNEETYDFAWLDEQIERLYQNGIYTCLATSTAAHPAWMAKKYPDVLRVDYQGRKRKFGGRHNSCPNSPTYRKYAEQMADRLGERYKDHPGVLIWHVSNEYGGYCYCDNCAENFRKWLQEKYGNLASLNKAWNTRFWGHTFYDWDEIVPPNALSEEWNGDSTSFQGISLDYRIFQSDSLLECFKLERDVLKKHTPTIPITTNLMGTYKELDYFKWGKEMDVVSWDNYPAYDTPESFTAMRHDLMRGLKSGQPFMLMEQTPSQQNWQPYNSLKRPGVMRLWSYQAVARGADTVMFFQLRRSVGACEKYHGAVIEHVGHENTRVFRETSALGKELSKLSNTLLDARVKAKVAIVFDWENRWATELSSGPSKALDYVNEVHKYYAALFGENISVDMIGVDEDLSKYEIVFAPVLYMVKSGYANKVKEFVQNGGTFVTTFFSGIVNEHDLVTLGGYPGELRDLLGIWVEEIDSLPPEEKNQIVVKKEAGSLTGSYECSLLFDIIHSEGAEVLAEYGSDFYAGTPVITCNSYGKGKAYYVGTCPDTAFLTDFVKTICDEKEIKPLLDVPKGVEVTERSKDGFSYLFVMNHNASTIEFEISEGTDLLTGKEFNGTTSLDGYGVMIVKK
- a CDS encoding AraC family transcriptional regulator; the protein is MKKHFLIPLNESKLPLFAETIGFNPTQENITRPNGYPYYHWIQTVSGQGSIMIQNQQINLTANNGILLLPHMAHSYKNEQSDSTPWKTLYVTFGGMMVKEILITLGLYQSAFFHWEQEAPISTFITKVLKQSDETTDSFSISASSHVYEFLLLLKKYGKTDKSSLKETNNLVTLYSLIDWMKSHISNPDVSLDEMALFINTSKRHLNSLFQKNFHVTPYAYLVNLRIQQAKKLLLENNSATIGEIALQVGFRSSSHFVATFRKMVGIPPEKYRHLNGVF
- a CDS encoding FMN-binding glutamate synthase family protein, whose product is MNLANVLTIIGFVFFAVIFLICLVIVIYLYIVDRTQKQHPILRNYPVIGRARYFLEQIGPELRQYFFNNDNEGKPFSRKDYQHIVKKAKYKRDVIGFGSQRDFEEQGFYIRNSMFPKLTEELKMDQDTKVTTNRYLLLKDPLFTQKKEELEKHESSAYLLEDEDAIVIGKDTKYPFIVKGQIGMSAMSYGSLGDRAITALSEGLGIAKGTWMNSGEGGISDYHLKGGVDIIMQIGPGLFGVRDKQGNFSWEALSEKSKIPQVKAFEIKLAQGAKTRGGHIDGEKVTEEIARIRMVEPFKSIDSPNRFREFSDLPSLFDFIERIRDHTGKPVGMKVVIGSHHEADELARIMKETGKGPDFITVDGGEGGTGASYQELADSVGLPIKSALPLVNNALMKHGVRDRVKIIASGKLFSPDRIAIALAMGADLVNIARGFMITVGCIQALKCESNACPVGVATTDPELQKALVIDEKKYRTANYLITMRKGLFRLAAAAGLDSPVHFNREHIVYKNEKGEVWPLEDLYQTIVYKGS
- a CDS encoding PspA/IM30 family protein — its product is MGIFKRIKTIAKADINGLLDGMEDPIAMLNEYSREMEQEMAKAQKALSRQIFVENKQAALILETKNVVDKRTRQAKLAIEQEEDMMAKLAVQEKLTHEKQLSLYQQQYEAIQGQTEILKEKLYELQEIYNELQHKKVLLASRANVAQSIKHIQQATVSFQADTIVRGVARAEERVLLMESEAQAGSQFANSFAIHDAAYRNYVNEEELNREIEKLKSEK